The sequence CAGTTTAGTTTATCGGTATTTAGTCGTTGTATAAGATGTTTATACCGTTAAAGAAACGAATTCAAATCCTAGCATATGTATTGTAAAGTAAAGCTTTTCATATGTGCCTATCTTGACAcgtgatttattcatatttattttaaaaaataatggtaaTCAAAATAATCCAAACTCCTGTAAATGAGTTTTTCAGAAACTACAAATTCTAGCATCAGAAAGGAGAAGCTGATCCAACAAATATACAACACCAACAAGTCccttgaatttaaaaaaaataaaatataaaaaggatGAAATACTCTTGTTGGCTTTCTTAAAGAAAATCCAAACAGGCCCATGCAAGGGCTTGGATTGGGTATAATGATTTTGAGTTATAAATGAGTTGAtccatttgttaaaataaaaaaaaatgatttaatatatatatatatatatatacgagaTAAAAcgctaaattataaatattaaattgagAATACACTTACAACTTTcttaaaaacaataagaaaaaatttgaaattttatttattaaattttgacaTTACAAGAAGGCTTTCTCTTCATAATACACTGATAACAGAGGGTGCTATTTGCAAAAATCAATCCTTAAATCAAAGAATACAAGACAAATTTGATgacataaatacatacatttgtgtaaaatgtaaataatgCCACTAATAATCATCTGAACAATGGACTGCTTGTCActgaattataaaaagaaatcttCTTCTGATTCAACTGTTCTTTCCAATATTTCACTCTTGCATCAACCCTTGCCGAAAAACCAACTTGTGTATGTTTCCTAGATTTCATCTGCTCTTTCATCCACATTACACTGTTATTTTCATCGTCCCCGAAATACTTCATTTCTTGTATAACATGATCATCCATTGGATAGAACAGTCTCTGTATCGCAATGTGTGTGAAATACGGGAGAAGAGCAACAATCACAATGATCAAAATAGATAACCAAAACATCGGCGAAGGCCCGAGAGCTTCCGAGAGTACTTGAAATGCTCCTCCTGAGAATTTTGCAGGCAATGCACCATACAGCAGTAAAACAATGTACCATAATGCAATGCTGCCCCAAATGAACAAATGTTGTATCCAAGTGAAGTGGTTGATGATCAGAGAAATCTGGCAATTCACTGTGACTATGATGCATGTGTATACTATGGTTCCGAGGTGCACGACATCAGCTACTTCTCCGTCTGATCGGAAAGCAAAAGGTATGAAGATGAATGCGTTTAGGATGAAGATAACAATTGATGCATATAAGCCGTTCATGATCCAACCGAGAATTCGAAACCATGTGAAGTATATGTTTCTTTGGCCTTGTTGATAGAGTGCTGGAAACTTCAGCATGAAAACAAATTGCATGCAAAAATGAACCATTATTAAGAACAcagacaaaacaaaacaataactcttgtactatatttatatatatctaaatgaGGTAGCATCGAAACATATCTAGCAATCAGAAATGAAATTGTAGTTCGACTAATAGATATGAAGAAAGATATGTTGATTAATACCTGAAGACAGACATCAGGCGAAACATCCTGTTCGAGTACACCAAGTGCTATCACAGGTAAGGAAGTTAATAGCACATTAAATAGTACCATGTACCAATTGTCGTATAAGAGTTGCCCCGAGAATCTGGTGGAAGTGTCATAGTAAAACAGAGTCATTCCAAATGCCACATTCTTGTATACAAAATAGAGTATctacaagaaacaaaaaaaaaaagatcgaAGTTAGGAAACGGTTGTCATGGGTTAAGCATTATGTTTGTAActattttatgagtgcaaagaACTTACCATCTTCGCAATTCTCTTATAACACCAATGTCCATGAACCAAAAGTAGACGCTCTAATAGGTGGAACTGAGGCAATGAAAAGTCACTTGCCATGACCGCCTGAACTTGCAAAGATAAAATAGCATTGTAAGTTTTTCGGCAGGCTGATTAGAAGaaagaattttttgaaataagaTACACTTGGCTGAACTATATAATTTAAAACTGCATTTCTTGCTTATCAAGAATTCTGGAATTTCAGATAGTGTCGATTCTGATATGATAAAAGGAATTTTACGTAAGAATAAATCTGacagaaaatgaaacaaaagttATACCTGCATTCCCTCCATTCCACTAATACCCACTCCAATGTCTGCGGCTTGAATCATGCCAACATCATTGGCACCATCTCCAATTGCTAACGTCGTCATGTTTGTATGTTTTTTGACTAACTCTGTAATCTGCAAATCCAATAAGGGTGAGAAAATAATATAGCTCTTGAAATAGAGAGGTAAATTTTGTGAGCCTAATATCACATTCTATATCCTATCATTGAATTTCTGCTATAATTATGACCGAAATATCGGAAAATGGTAATAAACGACCATACCAATGCCTTCTGTTTAGGCGAAACACGGCAGCATATGACCGAAGCGCAAGTCACAGCCAAGTGTAAGAAACTGCTTCTTAGATCAGGCTGAAGAGCAAGCTCAAGAGCACCTCCATCAACTATTAATGCAAAGGGTGTGCTCTCATCACTTTCTCGAGTAGTTACATGCAAAGCAGATTCAATTTGAAGAAGAATATCGTCGTGCAAAGCCTAATATCCAAGAAAGTGAACCTACAAGTTTTTGATTCACACTCTTAAGAAAGAGgaagaaatttttcaaattcaGTAGTCCACACCTTGTCATTGTTTGATTTAGATTTTGCGACACTACTTAGATGTAGCTGCTTCATGTCATGTCTCAATAGACTGCAAGCGaatctgataaaaaaaaacagttatTGGTAAGAAACACAAGGCGGATAACATTAttcttttttcatattttaatgaCTTCAATCAGATCCATTACCCAATGTTAATTGCAGTCTCCTTCTTATCTCCTGTAAGTAGCCAGATCTTGAAACCTGCTTGAGCAAGTCTATCAATACACTCTGGAACCTGCATTTAAATTACAAAGTCTGAGAGGCGACTAATATCTAAATCAaacatttcaaattaaaaattaaggttAATCAACCCCTTTCTGCAACTTGTCTTCCACGGCGACAGCTCCCAAAAGAATCAAATCTTTTTCAATCATTTCACTTGCCGATGCCAACATTTCTTCTCTTTCAGGTCCTATATTAGTCTTTGCCTGAGTAAAGATGGCATTCCACTTCTGATATTGATCATGTTCAATTCTCCTATATGCAATTGCTAGCGTTCGTAAACCATCTTCTGCATAATCCGAAAGGTGTGCCGTAGTTGCCTCTAGATGAAACCTTCCTTGACTTGATAGAAGCTCAAAAATTATACTGAAATATAGAAATTATCATGAAATCTGTAAGTAATTCAAGTGGTGTTATGAATTTAACCActgtattatttatatataggtaGAAGTACAAAACCTGTCAGCTCCTTTACATAGAAGAAATATCTGACCGTCCTCATCAGAGACTATGACCGACATACGTTTGCGTGAACTGTTAAACTCAAGAAGATTCAAGAGCTTGTATTGCCTGAAAAATGAACTGCTTGTCATTTTGATGATCATCACTTTTTTGCAAAGAATAACTTTCCTGAGCTCTCTTGTGTAATTACCTCTCAACCTCTTCACCATAAGATGGATTGAGCTCCTTAACAATCAAGGTAGACTGTGTTCTCCGGCAAAACTTGAATCCGAACTCCTGTGACGCAATCAGAAAAGCCACTTCTTCAGGTGACTCTGCCTCATACTTGAACTTCCCGGTTTTGTCTTCTTCAACGGGTATGCCAGTATGGCACAAGGTCAAGACCCGGAAGAACATCACAATCTCCCTAGCCTGTGGCACACTTACCCAATTCTTATTCATAAGCCTGCCATCCACAAAATTGAATCCTTTAACTTGGTATTCGCTGGACAGCAAGggacttttttctttcttggcgTCCAATTTCTCAGTAATAATTTCTGCATTAAAAACTTCATTTGCTGACATAAACTCAGCAGTGGAAAATTCAATCGTATCGATGCTTTTGCTAATGGAATCAGCCCTGCGAATACTTAATCTATACTTCTCAAGTTCAGTATCCACTCGCATGGATGCGGTTCGGATTTTCTCAATGTCTAAATTCATTCTTTTAGATACAGCAATATCAACGTCATTTATTTCACCACCATAAGAAATCCCTGCAATTGAGCACTTCCTGAATTCCATCTGATTACATGTAAGAGTACCTGTTTTGTCAGATAGAATCATCTCAACCTGACCAAGCTCTTCATTAAGATTCGATGTTCGGGCTTCAACAGACTTGCATGAATCTTCATCATACATTAGCATGTCCTTGTTTATCAGCATGGCTTGGAGTACTTTGACTACTTCAATGGAGACATAAAGAGATATAGGGATAAGATAACCATAGAGTATAAGAGCTCTTATGAATTGTAAGAAACCTGATGTACTCGGTGTCTTGATGTTGAAGGATGAGTCATCTTCATTAGGCTCTACGTACCACCAATTTATGATTTGGAACTTAATGGAGATATAAGCGCCAATGGAACTGGTCAGCGATATGATGACAAGCAATGCGAAAAGAAGGTATATGATATAGTCCATCTTTCTCTCGATGCGGCTCCGCTTGGAAGGTGATCTAGTTGAGTTTTGAATTGCTTTTGTATCATGGCTGGTGAAGATCACAGCTCCGTAAATGTAGTCAGTGTTTCGGAGCTTTGAATCCCTGAGAAGTACCTGGCTAGGAGTCAATGCATACAATTGCTCTTCATGCTCGAAATTTCCAATGAAAGAGTACAACTGTGGATTTGGATCTTCACATTTGATTGTACCTTTGAATTCAGTCAATTTCGAGTCATGATCCAAGCTAAGAGTAGCTTCTAAGCATCTCTTGAGTTTCAAATTTGTTTCTCCATCTAAATTCATGGTCTCAACATAACACACCCCATCCTCGAAACCAGAGGATAGCAGAAGGAGATCACAAggaaaatattggtttttctctACTTTCACAATATCCCCTACAAGAACTTCTTTCCAAGTTTTCTGAATGAAATGTCCATCTCCAGTATGCACTTTTACTAACCGGGAATTCACCCTCAAGTCCTGCAAAGCATAATGTTCATACAAGCATTAACAGAAACAAAGAAGCCAATTGTTTGATTTCGAAAAATGAAGTTACCTGCATGAATCTATGCCAGTCCTCTAAAGCTTCTTTGGCCATGCTAATCCCCACAACAAGCACCAAGGGAGCAATAGCAGTAATTGGAGAAAATGGAGTCAATGGAGTGAGTGATAGGATTGCAGCCAAAAGAAAGTAAAGGTTTGCCACACGGCGAAACTGTTCAAAGAGTGCTTTGGGGAGGAAAGTGGCGAAATTGTACTTGGTTGTGGAAATTGAGTTGTTTGAGTATCTAAATGGCCTCTTTCTATGAAGATAAGATTGGTTACAGAATACTGTTCTAGTGAAACCAGGGCCACCGAATTGCTGACGAGGAGATTCTATGACCTCAGGCTGGAAACACCTGAACGAGTAAATCTTACTCCATTTAACTCTGGATTTCCTTTTCCTCGACTCACTTGACATTCttgaaactaaacaaataaaaattgataacaCAAAAGCAGTGTCTTTTGCTGCTGCTTCTCTTCTCCAAACTAGTTACAATCCAGAACAAGAACACATGTTTTAGCTTTGAATCTACTttgaagaaaaactaaaaataagatgaACTTCAGttaagtaaacaacaaacataacTGTGAACTGATATCACACAATCATCACCAAAAGAAGCTACCAAAAGACAGAACTTTTCAGGTTTTCctaggagaagaagggcaaagaAATCTCCAAAATGTAATATCTCAATTACCACCcagaaacaaaaaggaaaagaatgaTGACCTCAATGAGAGACCTTGAAACTTGCCTCCATTGCTGGCAAATCAAAGCTTAAACAAATGAGAACACAGAAATGAGATGTTAATTCACAAGATAAGAAGAATTAATTCATTAGATGAGTCCATATGGAATGCTCCAATGCTCCTCAATATCATCGTctgcaaagaaaaacaaaaccttGACATTTGAAGCACTGTAGAAAATAAGGTCAAAAGTTATTATAATTTGAAGttaaggttttgtttttattaagttgTAAATAAACTCCAATTCATTAGTAAACGTGCAACAacctttgaattttatttaaatgacaCATTGCAAGAAACTATTTGCAGAAACCTTTGAAATTTATTGCAAATGAAGCCTTGAAAGACCTTACAATTGCAAGAATACAAAAGAAGCCGGCAGCACACACAGAAGAGAGCCCAGGGATTAGGGACGGCAGCCAATTGGAGAGAAATAAGTAATGTTTATCCTTTTATTATATTCTCTTATACAAGGGCAGCAAACCCAGTCAATGagtattaaaaaatagatatagaTCATGGGAACCACCAAATGCAGCAATACTTATTTTGTCATGCAAGTCAACCAGGTTTGCCAAAACTTTTCTCTAATTTACACTAATAACAGAGATTGACAAACTTCTGAACCAcaccatatcaaatgaagacAATTAGAAAATGCATACATAAAAAGCTCACAAGAGTTGCCCGTACACTTGATTAATTACtgctgtttttctttttcattttttctctttGCATATATAAACCCCCTACAAAAACACATCATAGCAGCATACCATTACAAAATTTGtgattgcaaaaacaaaaattttacatttatacCCTTAAGGGGTATGCTGTATACATGAGAACattaatatcataatataaCTGACACAATTATGcatacaagggtatatatatgtaactatCTACATGCAATACAAACTTTTCAGGGTTTATATAAAATTGTAAGAGTTTACAACTAGACATCTGCAAAGAAAAATCAGTTCATCAACTTTCAGGACAGACAGACAGAAACCCCACATGTTTGTTCCTAGAATCGAAATGCCAGATTCAAAGCTGATTAAAAAGAGCACCTTTTATCCCCTGGGGCAGGTACTGTCTGAATCAAACTTTCATCTCAATGATTGAAGTCTCTGTTGTAAGATTATTAAATACTGTACTATTAAAACAGGGTACAAGTCAaccagaatatatatatatatatataatcctccAGATATTTTATACTGATTCGTATATGCTGAAGAACCATAactagagaaaaaaatacctGTTTAGTTTTCCCACAAATAACAGGCAGGCACAGGTCAACACAAGTCCCTGCAGGCAATGAGAACATTTTCACCAGCATGTCTCAAATACACAGcatgaaaaatttcaacacaGATTTCCTTAATAAGACATGTCGGAAGATTATGGTTACCTCCTTTTCTGAATGTAGTCATTCTTTCCAACATAAATTTCACACACGGTAAACAGAAAATCCAATGTAAGGCTGAGTTAACTCTGGTACTGAACCAAAATTCTGAAAAATTTTGCCCAACTCTGCCTCTAGATTCAGTGCAAACGACTGAAGAATGGAGAgcaaattttgtataattaattaaaaatataaacagatGTCAACCGAACTATTACAAAATTCATGGAATACTGAGCAAATGACCACTGGACTTAACTGAGATACTTCAAGACttgatttacaaaatttatagtTATTTGATGGTGGGCAAATGTCCAGATACTGTACTTCCTTGTTCCTGGTATATACCACCAAGATGATCAATAATGTCATAATTTCAACTATGCAAGACAGCATCTGACTTTGGATGAAGATATTGCTTCCAATTATTGCCAAAATCAAATCCTTTATTCACATTCTCATCTTCTGAGCAAGTCCTTCTGGGCCCATCAAAACGGAGAACTCTTGTTTCATTATATGTTACAGAAAGGATGGAATTGAGGGACTTCCAAGAAGATGAAAGCTTGAGATATTTGTTGTAAAACACCAATGGAATCACTGGATAAATCCATTTGCTCCTATGAACAGAATAATGCAACCAAAGCCATTAGAAAATAATGTCTGCAGTCCAATCAAAACTGACAAAGATCATGCAATATGAACTTAAAAATGGTGTAGAAGTAGGAAATGCAAACTCAGAGAATGAAGATTATACCTTTGTTTTCCCAAATCAAGAACTTTGCACCACCATGAAACACTCTCAATCAGATTTTTGTCCAGCCTACTTGAATCAAGTAAAAGCAAACTGAGGTCAGGTGTGCAAGCATTCTTGTCATAAGGTTCAGCCAACACCCAACTTTTTGCAGATGTTCTTTGAATAGCATTTACAACGTCCATGTTAACATGGTCACCCAATCTTGTGCTGCAATCCTCAGCGGCAGCAATGGAATACTGGCCCAAATCTACATTAAAGAGATCTTTAATGTCTCCCTGGGACACAGAtccaagaaaattaaaattatttactatGACAAAGAAGATTATTCAGCAGAAAGACACAATGCTCCCAATGTGGtggaaataaattaaagatattCAAATGTTCAAACCAAAGTCAATGAAAGAAAACTTATAACCAACCTATGTACAATATTCTAATGGAGAGGACTCACGCCAAAACTTTAAAATCCCCAACTAAAATACCgaaaaattaaagacaaacACGAGGTCAGTAATTGGAGGGGGAGGTATCAGTGTTTATGggaataatgaaatttattattatagcaATGATGATGAGCATATGTTGCAGTCATGACAATAGCTAGAGTGAATGATTAAGGTGGCAAAAGTGGTAGGAAGAAGACAACAGTAATGATGGTTCTCAAGTTTGAAATAAAAGTGTGTTCAATAGTAAAAAAAGGGCTCATGGTGGCATTGGTGGAGAAGATGTTAGGCACGATATATTTGTGTCATAAAAACAAGGAGAGACTGAAAGGTCAAAGAGAAGGCACatcattctttgtttttttttttctgaaacaGATATCATTGTTGCATTAGCAAGGTTTCTTCTTAAAGCAGCTGGAGATTCGCAGATTTTGAACTGAGATGAAAATCTCTCCATTTGGCCATCCCTAGAGGTTCCTCTTAAATTTCTAGCACTAAGATGAAAGTCAGAATTTAGTAATACAGCTCACTAGAACCATAGCTATAATAAAGGACGCAATATTCTAGGTTTGTTTCTAAAAAGAACTTGGAAAGGAAGTGAGCATGCAGGCGTAGCACAATGCCGCATGTTTTTATTGGTCTCTGGTgccaatttataaaacaaaagcaaCATAATTGGTATTTAAGATAGATTCTATCAAACTCATGCCAACATCCATTGGAGGTGTCTGACCCATCTGGGAAATAAATAAGCAACTACAAACATCAAATTATGCAAAACAAGTGACCTAAATTTCAATTCTGCAGATTTAGAGCACGAAGGCAAATGAAAAGAACGGTTGTACTGTATTTATGAGACGATAGCAATTGTGAATTATTCAATTGCCGTCACATAATTTTGGTTATTTCCCCATTCCCCAATCCAACAACATGATGAGCTACTTCACGACTCAACAATATGATTCTCCAGCAAGGAGTGtaggaagatttttttttttttgttaactcaAATCATATGTGTTAGAAGATAGAAGATAGGGAAGCATAGATTCTCATTCAATGATTGTAAACAAGTATGACCTTGGGTACATATAGAAGATAATGGTATAAGTATACCCAACAacactgtatatatatacagacatacatatatacatctaGCATACATCTAacatacatctaacaccccccctcaaactcaaggcggatcatgcgtcttgagtttggataacatgaatagatgCTGATCACGTGTCTCGCGcttttagtaaaaaaatcagCCACCTGCACTCGTAAGAAGATAATGAAGGGACACTGTATGGGCACGCATATGACAGCTGGGTGAAATGAGCATCCACACTAATGTGTTTGGTCACCATGCTTGACCGGATCAAGAAGAATCGAAGGGCTCCCTGCATCGCCGCAGCTGAATAGGAATGGGAGAAGGAAGTGGTACACCAAAATCCTGTAAAATCGAACGAATCCAAAGTACCTCCTGTACTATAGAAGCTAgagcacgaacctcagcctcagcacTAGACTTGGCAATAGCCCGttgtttcttagtcttccaaacaacaagtgaagacccaagaaagatacaagaGCTACCGATGAGACCCGATCATCAGGAGAGctggcccaagtagcatcagaataggccTGTAACTGAAGTGTGGACTGGTGAGAGTAGAACAAGCCACGTGAGGTAGTGCCACGAAGATGCCCATAATGAATAGAGGTGGGGGCCGCAATGAACTGACTGAGAATATGCACAGCATGAGAGATGTCAGGGCGTGTGACGGCCAAATATACCAAGCTACCAACAAGATGTCGATAGCGACAAGGATCAgataagggaatcccatcaGAAGCGCGAAGCTACAGATGtaactccatcggtgtagcgGCAAAGACGGGTATCCGCCAAACCGAGCGAGCAAGTAGATCTAAAGTGTAACGCTCCCGAGATAATCGATAGCCATCAgatgagatgtgatctcgatACCCGTAAAGTAACGGGCGGACCGAGATCACCATCAAGAAAGTCTCAGCACGCTTCGCCTACAAAGATAATATGAGCGTAATCATCACCAAGAaggatcatatcatccacatacgtAAGAAGGATGGTCCGCCACAAGGTGAAGAAACGAATGAAGATCGCCGGGATCATGTATGCTCGGGAGTAAACCCAAAGCAGCCCTCAATGATCGTGGCGAACCTCTCAAACCAGGCACGTGGGGcttgtttgagaccatagagagcttGGCGAAGACGACAAACGACTCCCCGGTGGCACTCGAGGCTGTGGGAGCgagtcatgtaaacctcctccttTAGGTCCCCTATGAAGAAAAGGCGTCTTCACATCGTCGATGAAGAACCCATCGACGAACAGCCGCGATAGCAACTAATGTACACACAGTGTGCATGTGAGCCACTGGGGAAAAGGTCTCCTCATAGTCCCAGCCATACTCCCCGACGAAAAATCGCGAGCAACAAGACACGCTTTATAGCGCTCAAGAGACCCATCAAAACGGGTCTTTACCCTGAGATCCAACGACAGCTGATGGGAATGGCATGAATGGGAAGAGGGACTATATCCCATGTGTGAGTCCGAGAcaaagcatcaagctcctcgACCCATGGCGGCTCGCCACTCAGGTGATAGAACCGCTTCCCTGTAGGTACCTGACTCAAAGACATCTGAGACACTGGTGCTAGTAGAAGCGTAACGAACAAGTGGATGTAAAGTGGAGCAATCACGTAAGGAGTAAGAATGAGAGGATACCTCATGAGCTGGATCAGAGCAGGAGGAGAGTGCCGAGAGTACCGCCTGTGGAGTCACAGTGATCCCGACGATGGTAAAATAGACGAACCGTGGGAGCGAGCGGAGGAAGTGAAGAAAAAGGGGAAGACACTGTAGAGAGACTCAATAAAATAAAGCGAGAAGGGGggatcaagagaagagtgaCTAATAAGCTCCGGGACGAGCAAGGAACGGAGGAAAGGGAAGGTACAAGGGAAGCATCCTAAGAGAATTGGTAGGGAAAAAGGAAAGATAGAGGAACTGATGGAGAGGGAGACTcagtagaagaaggagaagcataaAAGGGGGTGGTCTCATCAAACGTGACATCACGAGAGATACGTATACGACGAGGAACTGGATCATAgcaacgataacctttatgctcaaggaTATATCccatgaaaacacaagaaacagaCTGGGCGGTGAGTTTGGTTCGCTCCCGAGAtgcaagcaaaacaaaacaacgacaaccaaaaacacaaagatgatcATAACGAGGAGGTGTCCCATGAAGACACTCTCCAGGGCTGCGACTCACGAAGATGAGACGAAGGTTGAAGGTTAGTGAGATAAACATCGGTACTAACAAAGATCAACCCGTAAACGAGGAGGAAGAAAAAGCACCAAGAAGAAAGAGCACGAGCCGCTCTAAAATATGACGATGCTTATGCTCAAAGAACCCCATTCCGAGGATGAGCCCTCAGACAAGATAATCGAGGCAAGGTGCCCTCAGAAGATAAAAAAGCACGAAAGGCCTGAAAAGTGTATTCACCACCAGAGTCAGATCGAAAGTTCTAGACCGAGGCAAAGAAAATGTGTGTGAATCATAGTTGTAAAAAGATCGATAGATCGACAATAATCGACTCACGACGATGCATGAAATAAATCCAAGTATAGcgagtgtagtcatcaataaaaataacataataacggtTACCTCCTTTGGAAACAAAGGGagcgggaccccaaacatcagaatgaataagCTCAAAAGGAGCAGTGGTCTGAGATACACTCATAGGATAAGGACGTTGTAGCTGTTTACCAAGCTTACAACCAATACAGACAACATTAGAAGAAGGAGAGACAGCTCCTAAAACACCACGACGAATAAGAGACGACAAACGAGACGGACACAAATAACCAAGACAATGGTGCCACAGA comes from Dioscorea cayenensis subsp. rotundata cultivar TDr96_F1 chromosome 15, TDr96_F1_v2_PseudoChromosome.rev07_lg8_w22 25.fasta, whole genome shotgun sequence and encodes:
- the LOC120277124 gene encoding probable phospholipid-transporting ATPase 4, translated to MSSESRKRKSRVKWSKIYSFRCFQPEVIESPRQQFGGPGFTRTVFCNQSYLHRKRPFRYSNNSISTTKYNFATFLPKALFEQFRRVANLYFLLAAILSLTPLTPFSPITAIAPLVLVVGISMAKEALEDWHRFMQDLRVNSRLVKVHTGDGHFIQKTWKEVLVGDIVKVEKNQYFPCDLLLLSSGFEDGVCYVETMNLDGETNLKLKRCLEATLSLDHDSKLTEFKGTIKCEDPNPQLYSFIGNFEHEEQLYALTPSQVLLRDSKLRNTDYIYGAVIFTSHDTKAIQNSTRSPSKRSRIERKMDYIIYLLFALLVIISLTSSIGAYISIKFQIINWWYVEPNEDDSSFNIKTPSTSGFLQFIRALILYGYLIPISLYVSIEVVKVLQAMLINKDMLMYDEDSCKSVEARTSNLNEELGQVEMILSDKTGTLTCNQMEFRKCSIAGISYGGEINDVDIAVSKRMNLDIEKIRTASMRVDTELEKYRLSIRRADSISKSIDTIEFSTAEFMSANEVFNAEIITEKLDAKKEKSPLLSSEYQVKGFNFVDGRLMNKNWVSVPQAREIVMFFRVLTLCHTGIPVEEDKTGKFKYEAESPEEVAFLIASQEFGFKFCRRTQSTLIVKELNPSYGEEVERQYKLLNLLEFNSSRKRMSVIVSDEDGQIFLLCKGADSIIFELLSSQGRFHLEATTAHLSDYAEDGLRTLAIAYRRIEHDQYQKWNAIFTQAKTNIGPEREEMLASASEMIEKDLILLGAVAVEDKLQKGVPECIDRLAQAGFKIWLLTGDKKETAINIGFACSLLRHDMKQLHLSSVAKSKSNNDKALHDDILLQIESALHVTTRESDESTPFALIVDGGALELALQPDLRSSFLHLAVTCASVICCRVSPKQKALITELVKKHTNMTTLAIGDGANDVGMIQAADIGVGISGMEGMQAVMASDFSLPQFHLLERLLLVHGHWCYKRIAKMILYFVYKNVAFGMTLFYYDTSTRFSGQLLYDNWYMVLFNVLLTSLPVIALGVLEQDVSPDVCLQFPALYQQGQRNIYFTWFRILGWIMNGLYASIVIFILNAFIFIPFAFRSDGEVADVVHLGTIVYTCIIVTVNCQISLIINHFTWIQHLFIWGSIALWYIVLLLYGALPAKFSGGAFQVLSEALGPSPMFWLSILIIVIVALLPYFTHIAIQRLFYPMDDHVIQEMKYFGDDENNSVMWMKEQMKSRKHTQVGFSARVDARVKYWKEQLNQKKISFYNSVTSSPLFR